In one Sporomusa sphaeroides DSM 2875 genomic region, the following are encoded:
- a CDS encoding STAS domain-containing protein — MEKQKFQIMDSQVIINLTGDLQGELAAQIREAILSYIDKGYSTFQLDFSNVDGINSTGLGMLVNIQKRAFQNGGDVMIHGLTGIVKAAFERTRLTRAFNIFEDQHAIV, encoded by the coding sequence ATGGAAAAACAAAAGTTTCAAATTATGGACAGTCAGGTCATTATTAACCTGACCGGCGACCTGCAAGGTGAATTGGCCGCTCAAATCAGAGAGGCGATCCTCAGCTATATCGATAAGGGTTACTCGACTTTTCAGCTTGATTTTTCCAACGTTGACGGCATTAACTCGACCGGTTTGGGTATGCTGGTTAATATTCAAAAACGAGCCTTCCAAAACGGTGGCGATGTTATGATTCACGGTCTCACAGGCATCGTAAAAGCAGCTTTTGAACGTACCCGCCTAACCCGTGCTTTTAACATCTTTGAGGATCAGCATGCAATAGTATAG